Proteins from a single region of Streptomyces spectabilis:
- a CDS encoding citrate synthase 2, which produces MSDFVPGLEGVVAFETEIAEPDKEGGALRYRGVDIEDLVGGVSFGNVWGLLVDGAFNPGLPPAEPFPIPVHSGDIRVDVQSALAMLAPVWGLRPLLDIDEAQARDDLARAAVMALSYVAQSARGQGLPMVPQREIDKAETVVERFMRRWRGEPDPRHVQAVDAYWTSAAEHGMNASTFTARVIASTGADVAAALSGAVGAMSGPLHGGAPSRVLGMIEEIERTGDAVAYVKQALDRGERLMGFGHRVYRAEDPRARVLRRTARELGAPRFEVAEALEKAALDELHARRPDRVLATNVEFWAAIVLDFAEVPAHMFTSMFTCARTAGWSAHILEQKRTGRLVRPSARYVGPAARSPRDIPGYADISG; this is translated from the coding sequence ATGTCCGACTTCGTACCCGGACTTGAGGGAGTCGTCGCGTTCGAGACGGAGATCGCCGAACCGGACAAGGAGGGCGGTGCCCTGCGCTACCGGGGCGTCGACATCGAGGACCTGGTCGGCGGCGTCTCCTTCGGCAACGTGTGGGGCCTGCTCGTCGACGGCGCGTTCAACCCGGGCCTGCCGCCCGCCGAGCCGTTCCCCATCCCCGTCCACTCCGGCGACATCCGCGTCGACGTGCAGTCCGCGCTCGCCATGCTCGCCCCCGTGTGGGGCCTGCGGCCGCTGCTCGACATCGACGAGGCGCAGGCCCGCGACGACCTCGCGCGGGCCGCCGTGATGGCCCTGTCGTACGTCGCCCAGTCCGCGCGCGGGCAGGGCCTGCCGATGGTGCCGCAGCGGGAGATCGACAAGGCGGAGACCGTCGTGGAGCGGTTCATGCGGCGCTGGCGCGGCGAGCCCGACCCGCGGCACGTCCAGGCCGTCGACGCGTACTGGACGTCGGCCGCCGAGCACGGGATGAACGCGTCCACGTTCACCGCGCGGGTCATCGCCTCCACCGGCGCCGACGTCGCGGCCGCGCTCTCCGGGGCCGTCGGGGCCATGTCGGGGCCGCTGCACGGGGGCGCGCCCTCGCGGGTCCTGGGCATGATCGAGGAGATCGAGCGCACCGGGGACGCCGTGGCGTACGTGAAGCAGGCGCTCGACCGGGGCGAGCGGCTCATGGGCTTCGGGCACCGGGTCTACCGCGCCGAGGACCCGCGGGCGCGGGTGCTCCGGCGGACCGCGCGGGAGCTGGGCGCTCCGCGCTTCGAGGTGGCCGAGGCGCTGGAGAAGGCGGCGCTCGACGAGCTGCACGCGCGGCGGCCCGACCGGGTGCTTGCCACGAACGTGGAGTTCTGGGCGGCGATCGTCCTCGACTTCGCCGAGGTGCCGGCGCACATGTTCACGTCCATGTTCACGTGTGCGCGGACCGCCGGCTGGTCGGCGCACATCCTCGAGCAGAAGCGGACGGGGCGCCTGGTGCGGCCGTCCGCCCGCTACGTGGGGCCCGCGGCCCGCAGTCCGCGTGACATCCCGGGGTACGCGGACATCTCGGGCTGA
- a CDS encoding TetR/AcrR family transcriptional regulator, translating to MGAVTEADRSPKQDRSRATRQRLLEAAVACLAEHGWTGSTVTVVSERAGVSRGAAQHHFPTREDLFTAAVEYVAEERSAALRGLFPEGAGAADRAAVVRALVDLYTGPLFRAALQLWVAASNEPQLGPRVAELEARVGRETHRIAVELLAVDESRPGARETVQGLLDMARGLGLANLLTDDAHRRDRVVHQWSHLVAGALG from the coding sequence ATGGGTGCTGTGACGGAGGCCGACCGTTCGCCCAAGCAGGACCGCAGCCGGGCCACCCGGCAGCGGCTCCTGGAGGCGGCCGTGGCGTGTCTGGCCGAACACGGCTGGACCGGCTCGACGGTCACCGTCGTGTCCGAGCGCGCCGGGGTGTCGCGGGGCGCGGCCCAGCACCACTTCCCGACCCGCGAGGACCTCTTCACGGCCGCCGTGGAGTACGTCGCCGAGGAGCGCTCCGCGGCGCTGCGGGGCCTGTTCCCCGAGGGCGCCGGTGCCGCCGACCGGGCCGCGGTCGTGCGCGCCCTGGTCGACCTCTACACCGGCCCGCTGTTCCGCGCCGCCCTCCAGCTGTGGGTGGCCGCCTCCAACGAGCCCCAACTGGGGCCGCGCGTCGCCGAGCTGGAGGCCCGCGTCGGCCGCGAGACCCATCGCATAGCCGTCGAGCTCCTCGCCGTCGACGAGTCCCGCCCCGGCGCCCGCGAGACCGTCCAGGGCCTCCTCGACATGGCCCGCGGCCTGGGCCTCGCCAACCTCCTCACGGACGACGCCCACCGCCGCGACCGGGTGGTCCACCAGTGGAGCCACCTGGTCGCGGGGGCGTTGGGTTAG
- a CDS encoding enoyl-CoA hydratase family protein — protein MTVVTASKPERGVVTLALDSPANRNALSAALVAELTAALERAGADDGVRAVVLTHTGSTFCSGADLRQPPDPAAFVALMRRIVTLPKPVVARVRGHVRAGGLGLLAACDIAVAGEGASFALTEVRIGVVAAVISIPLLARVDARAAGRYFLTGERFESAEAARIGLVTAYDDDVDRALAPVLDGLREAAPGALADTKKLLTAKVLSAFDEESDAVIALSAGRFRSAEAQEGMAAFLERRERPWVL, from the coding sequence ATGACCGTGGTGACCGCCTCGAAGCCCGAACGGGGCGTCGTGACCCTCGCCCTCGACTCGCCCGCCAACCGCAACGCGCTCTCCGCGGCCCTGGTCGCCGAGCTGACGGCCGCCCTGGAGCGGGCCGGGGCGGACGACGGCGTACGGGCCGTGGTGCTCACGCACACGGGCTCGACGTTCTGCTCGGGCGCGGACCTGCGGCAGCCGCCCGACCCCGCGGCCTTCGTGGCGCTGATGCGGCGGATCGTGACCCTGCCGAAGCCCGTGGTGGCGCGGGTGCGCGGCCATGTGCGGGCGGGCGGCCTCGGCCTCCTGGCCGCCTGCGACATCGCCGTCGCCGGTGAGGGCGCTTCCTTCGCCCTGACCGAAGTGCGCATCGGAGTCGTCGCCGCGGTGATCTCGATACCGCTCCTGGCCCGTGTCGACGCGCGCGCCGCCGGCCGCTACTTCCTCACCGGCGAGCGCTTCGAGTCGGCGGAGGCGGCCCGGATCGGCCTGGTCACCGCGTACGACGACGACGTCGACAGGGCCCTCGCGCCCGTCCTGGACGGGCTGCGCGAGGCGGCCCCCGGGGCACTCGCCGACACGAAGAAACTCCTCACGGCTAAGGTTCTCAGCGCATTCGACGAGGAGTCGGACGCTGTCATCGCCCTGTCCGCGGGCCGGTTCCGCTCGGCCGAGGCGCAGGAGGGCATGGCGGCGTTCCTGGAACGACGGGAGCGCCCATGGGTGCTGTGA